The Pelorhabdus rhamnosifermentans genome includes the window TGTTATTCAAGGGCGGGGTGGCCATGGTTCCATGCCCCACCAAACAGTCGATGCCCTGCTTACAGCTTCACAAATAGCGGTTGCTTTAAATACAGTTATTAGTCGCAACATAGACCCCCTAGAACAAGCTGTGCTGTCTATTGGTTACTTACATAGTGGTGATACATTTAATATTATTCCTGATTCGGCCATTCTCAAAGGAACGGTGCGTTCTTTTGAAGAAAGTGTTCGGCAGCTTATTTTTGAGCGCATTGAAACCATTACTAAGGGTATCTGCGAAGCGGCAGGCGCCACCTATAAATTTGATAAAATTTTCGGTTTTCCCCCGGTTATTAATGAGCCGAACTGCACAGATGCCGTCATGAGAGCTGTAAAAGAATCGCTTGGTGAAGACAAAATTTTTGTCGTTAATCCCAGTATGGGCGGCGAAGATTTTTCTTATTATCTTGAAAAAGTTCCGGGTGCTTTCATGTTCGTTGGTGTTGGCAATGATACCAAGGGCATTATCTATCCTCAACATCATCCCAAATATGATATTGACGAAGATGCCTTAGCTTATGGCACGGAAGTCATGGCCCGCGCAGCTGTTCACTTAGCTGCAACAAAATAATCCATTCACCCTAATTATACTAGGATACACAAAAAAGTTCTTGACTATTCCTTATGGAACAGTCAAGAACTTTTTTAATAAACGATTACAAGGTAATTGTTTTCCTTATAAATCCCGTGCTTTAGCACTTACGGGATGTTCAGCTGAACAAGTTGCCAAAGAAACAGCAACATAAGTAATAAGATTGAAAAACAAGGCTACAAAACCAGCATTTAAATTCATTCCGCCCACAGCCAAAGGATCCAGTTTTCCTAAGATTAGACCAAACACAAGAATTTCGCCCACAATAAGTCCGCTATAGGCACCAATGCGAGTTGCTTTTTTCCAAAATAATCCTAAAACAATCATCGGGAAAAATTGCGTCACACCAGAATAACCAGTAAGAAGCAAATTGACCAGCATATTCGGCAGGAAAATAGCCAAACTGAGGGCAATGGCCGTAAGAGCCAGCACAACAAATCGCGCCATACGTCCCTGTTCATGAGCAGTGAGCTCTTTACCCAAAGTCCGCCCGTAGACATTCCGTGTAAACAACATGGATGTAGAAAGCAGTAAATCCCCGGCAGGAATCATACAAGCCAAAGCACCTGCACCACCGACTAAGCCTAACACCCAGCCTGGAAAAAGCTGCTGAACGATAACCATAAAGGCCATATCCGGTGTTTTGAGTGGTGTAGCCAATACTAAAAGTGCTGTAAATCCAACAAGCATCGGAAATAGCAAACAGATTTGATAGAGAGGAAGATAAACAGCATTATGCCGCAATACTTCGGGATTTTTCGCGCTAAAACTGTTCGTTGCAAAATGGGGCCACATATAGAACCCAAGACTTGTCACGACAAGCGTGGACATAACCCAGGACACATCGAGATTCTTTGTGCCCCCTGGTAAGGATAGGAACCCAGGCTTGGCGGCATCAAGAGCCTCAAACATACCTCCAATACTGCCAAAATAATGGGTAGGCAAATAAATACCAAAAAACATAATAGCAACAATCATAATGACATCTTTCACGACTGCTGTTGTTGCCACACCTTTCAGACCACTTAAATAAACAAAAGCAGCAACCATCGTGAAAGCAATGAGCATGGCCGGAACGCGGGTAATTTGTCCATAAGAACAAGTCTCAATAATTAAGCCAAGCCCAGTAAGCTGAAGTTGAAGATAAGGAAGCAAAAAGGCAATACCAATGACTGCCGTTAAAATACCCAATGTTTTACTACTATATAAGTGCTCAATTAAATCCGGCTGAGTCATCAGATTGTACTTACGCCCAACAGGCGACATGGCTGGCAAAATATAATAACCAACTAAATAAGCAAGAGCACCATAACCTAAAATATAAAAAGTTGGACCGCCACGCGCATAGGCCCAACCGCTGGCACCGAGAAAAGCGAACGCTGTATAAATCTCACCAGCTAAAATAAACCAATTGAGCCAACGTCCAAAATTTCGGCCGCCAACAGCCCAGTCTTCTAATTTCATCCCGCCTTTGGTACTATCTCTCATACCCGGAATCATGCCAAGAATGGTCACACTTATAACAAACAAAAAAATAATGAGCAGGGCTGATGTTTGATCCGACATAACAAATCACCTCGTTATTTTTTTATGGAGCTATCCTGCTCTATTTTTTTTACTATCAATATAATACAAGCCGTGAATACAAAGAAAACAAACAAAAATTCCCGCGATCATCCAAAAAGCAAAAAAAGGTACACCAAGAACAAGCGGTTTTACCTGATTAACAAAAGGAACCATTCCAATCGTCCATATAAAGGGAATGGCCGTTAAAATAATTTTTGCCAACATCATTGCACCTCCTTCTGTGTAATGGATTTATAGCTACCACCTACTATTTCCGTCTATTTTATTACATTATTACATTCCAAGCAAGTTATTTTATAAAAACGTATGTTATCACAACGAATTTTTTTCTCTGTATAATAAACATTAACGATTATATACAATATCTTTTACAACTTCACCCGCCATAATCAGCCCTACAACAGAGGGAACAAACGCAATACTGCCAGGAATTTGATTACGCGCCGTACATTTTCGTGTGGTACCGGCAGGACAAATACATCCTGTCGCACAACTGGAGTTTTCCGTTACGATCGGTTCCAGAGGCTGTTCCTTAGAATAAACTACTTTAAGAGCCGGAATGCCGCGTTTTCTTAGTTCCTTGCGCATGACTTTCGCTAAAGGACACACAGATGTACCATAAATATCGGCTACTTCAAATCGGGTAGGATCTAATTTGTTGCCTGCCCCCATGCTGCTAATGATGGGGATATGTCTCTCATAGGCCTGCATCACAAGGTCAATTTTTGCTGTTACTGTGTCAATGGCATCAACAATATAGTCATAATCATTTGCAATCAATTCATTTGCCTGTTCAGGCAAATAGAAGGTCTGAAAAGTTTTTACATCGGCCTCAGGATTAATGTCTAAGATACGTTCACGCATCATATCCACCTTGAACTTGCCAACAGTCTTCGTTGTAGCGTGAATCTGCCGATTAATATTGGTAAGGCAAATCCGGTCATCATCAATAAGCACGATATGACCAACACCACTGCGGGCCAAGCCTTCCGCAGCATAGGTACCCACGCCGCCAATCCCAAATACAGCCACTTTCGCCTGAGCCAATTTTTGTAAGCCTTCCGTACCAATCAATAATTCTGTCCGCGAAAATTTATGTAACATGTTCTCACCTTTTTTTAGTTTTTATTCA containing:
- a CDS encoding M20 metallopeptidase family protein, yielding MDLLHDLVIKHQQEVIDLRRYFHTYPEVSKKEFNTQRKIMEFLTALSLSPKAIANTGVMAELEGAQPGKRIAIRADIDALELQDECGKPYQSVNQGVCHACGHDGHISMLLGVAKVLTDYREHLAGSIRFLFQPTEERFPGGALSMIEDGALDGVDSILGAHLWQPVPVGTIGIKSGRFMASPDEFSIVIQGRGGHGSMPHQTVDALLTASQIAVALNTVISRNIDPLEQAVLSIGYLHSGDTFNIIPDSAILKGTVRSFEESVRQLIFERIETITKGICEAAGATYKFDKIFGFPPVINEPNCTDAVMRAVKESLGEDKIFVVNPSMGGEDFSYYLEKVPGAFMFVGVGNDTKGIIYPQHHPKYDIDEDALAYGTEVMARAAVHLAATK
- a CDS encoding tRNA threonylcarbamoyladenosine dehydratase; its protein translation is MLHKFSRTELLIGTEGLQKLAQAKVAVFGIGGVGTYAAEGLARSGVGHIVLIDDDRICLTNINRQIHATTKTVGKFKVDMMRERILDINPEADVKTFQTFYLPEQANELIANDYDYIVDAIDTVTAKIDLVMQAYERHIPIISSMGAGNKLDPTRFEVADIYGTSVCPLAKVMRKELRKRGIPALKVVYSKEQPLEPIVTENSSCATGCICPAGTTRKCTARNQIPGSIAFVPSVVGLIMAGEVVKDIVYNR
- a CDS encoding DUF3311 domain-containing protein, which produces MMLAKIILTAIPFIWTIGMVPFVNQVKPLVLGVPFFAFWMIAGIFVCFLCIHGLYYIDSKKNRAG
- a CDS encoding sodium:solute symporter family protein — translated: MSDQTSALLIIFLFVISVTILGMIPGMRDSTKGGMKLEDWAVGGRNFGRWLNWFILAGEIYTAFAFLGASGWAYARGGPTFYILGYGALAYLVGYYILPAMSPVGRKYNLMTQPDLIEHLYSSKTLGILTAVIGIAFLLPYLQLQLTGLGLIIETCSYGQITRVPAMLIAFTMVAAFVYLSGLKGVATTAVVKDVIMIVAIMFFGIYLPTHYFGSIGGMFEALDAAKPGFLSLPGGTKNLDVSWVMSTLVVTSLGFYMWPHFATNSFSAKNPEVLRHNAVYLPLYQICLLFPMLVGFTALLVLATPLKTPDMAFMVIVQQLFPGWVLGLVGGAGALACMIPAGDLLLSTSMLFTRNVYGRTLGKELTAHEQGRMARFVVLALTAIALSLAIFLPNMLVNLLLTGYSGVTQFFPMIVLGLFWKKATRIGAYSGLIVGEILVFGLILGKLDPLAVGGMNLNAGFVALFFNLITYVAVSLATCSAEHPVSAKARDL